The stretch of DNA CGGAGCGGCCCGAGGGCGAGGCCGCCGACGACGGCGACCGCGGTGGCGGCGGCGACGAACGGCGCGGAGCGGACGAGCCACGTCGACGCGCTCCGAGCCCGGAGCACCCGCCACAGCGTGAGGCCGCACACGGTGGAGACGGCCGTCGCGTAGATCGCGAGCATCCAAGGCGTGCTGCGATCGGTCCCGCTCCCCAGCCCGTGTAGCGTCGCGGCGCCCCATACGGCGAAGTTCGCGTAGTGGACCCGCCGCCAGAACCGGTAGGAGATGCGGCGGCTCCGGTAGTGGTTCGTCACCGCGAGCGCCAGCAGGAGCTCGGCCGCAACGATCCCGAGCCCGATCCACACCGGCCGGTAGCGAGACAGCAGCGGGACCACCAGCGAGGTCAGCGAGAACGGCAGGTACGCGTCGATGGCGACCGCGACGATGTGGGTGACAACGAAGGTCCCGACCAGGATGCCACCGAACCGGTGGACGTCCTCCAGCGCGAACTTCGGCCACCGCTTCAGCGGCTTCCTGCCCGTCATCGTGAGCCCCACGGCGACCACCGACGAGAGCAGCACGTAGGCGACCACGCCGCCGGCGCGAGCGGCGTACCAGTCGATGGGGCTCGAGGTCAGGTGCACGCGAGCGCCTCGTCCATGCTGGACCGCCAGGCCTCGTTGAGGGTCGGTTTGCCGTCCGGGGTCAGGAACCGAGCCGGCATCCCGCGCTGGTCGAGCCACTCCGGTCCGTCCCGGCCGAGCAGGAAGCCAGCCTTGGCCGCGATGTCCGCGGCGAGACAACTCGCTCCGCACGTGGTGACCTGGGCCCACGGCGACCGGGCGGGGCGACCGGTTCGCGGGTCGATGAGGTGATGCTGGACTCGGCCCGCCCGCATCCACCGCCGCCTCGTGGTCCCGCTGGTGGCAAGCGCGCCCCGCCGCAGCAGCACCGCCTCCCCGTCCGGGAGCGCGACGGTGACCTCCCCACG from Actinomycetota bacterium encodes:
- a CDS encoding ferric reductase-like transmembrane domain-containing protein encodes the protein MHLTSSPIDWYAARAGGVVAYVLLSSVVAVGLTMTGRKPLKRWPKFALEDVHRFGGILVGTFVVTHIVAVAIDAYLPFSLTSLVVPLLSRYRPVWIGLGIVAAELLLALAVTNHYRSRRISYRFWRRVHYANFAVWGAATLHGLGSGTDRSTPWMLAIYATAVSTVCGLTLWRVLRARSASTWLVRSAPFVAAATAVAVVGGLALGPLRFQPKPWNAASFRDVLTGRIQTDSGVTRGIISMAGNGSGAQRVIVRADLLIAPQRLVSTDFQMEYLPSGLLCSGNVTKVHSYGFEATCRLPNGRQRFVQAKWKPSNTNSVRGGVITAHT